One window from the genome of Sesamum indicum cultivar Zhongzhi No. 13 linkage group LG15, S_indicum_v1.0, whole genome shotgun sequence encodes:
- the LOC105178326 gene encoding protein FLX-like 2 — protein MASKGRVPPPHLRRPLPVPGVVHPDPYASAVRPPLGGFPPFEMLPPHEVMEQKLSAQHIEIEKLATENRRLAATHGTLRQDLATAKHDLQLVHTHIADVKSEKEQQMSGLIDKMSTLESELEAAKSSKTELQQARAEAQSLVSTRQELISKVQQLTRDLQLAQSEAQQIPSLMAELESLRQEYQHCRATYDYEKKLYNDHLESLQVMEKNYAAMSREVDKLRAELANSANFDLRTGGSYGSSAGYNRSVPGGNYASVQNAYGVGQGQGPAPFRVSGGGPASAAGPGGNSPHVGAHSTPYGSGTPRDASSGPGYGASRGTGYDPHRRDVGTGYDAQKGHAGAGYDTQRVQTGTGFDAQRGSVGPGYDAHRGPMSSVHNTQRGPAYEAMTVRGPRSDTQKGPGYEIQRTPGYDARKGSIYDGQSAPAYDMQRASGDEAHRGSNYDTQKGASYDASSRGIVGPQGQVSVNNVPYSSRAGTGYEPVPRGGNPVRR, from the exons ATGGCAAGCAAAGGTCGAGTCCCTCCTCCCCACCTTCGTCGTCCTCTTCCGGTCCCTGGCGTAGTGCATCCTGATCCATATGCATCTGCAGTTCGTCCGCCTCTTGGTGGTTTCCCGCCATTTGAGATGTTGCCTCCTCATGAGGTGATGGAACAAAAGCTTTCTGCACAACACATTGAGATAGAAAAACTCGCAACAGAAAATCGGAGGCTTGCTGCTACTCATGGAACTCTAAGACAAGATCTTGCTACCGCTAAGCATGACCTGCAGTTAGTACATACTCACATTGCAGATGTGAAGTCTGAAAAGGAGCAGCAGATGAGTGGTCTTATAGATAAAATGTCAACGTTGGAGTCTGAACTTGAAGCTGCAAAATCCAGCAAAACAGAATTGCAACAAGCGAGAGCTGAAGCACAGAGCTTGGTTTCTACAAGGCAGGAACTAATTTCGAAGGTGCAGCAGTTGACCCGTGACCTTCAGTTGGCTCAATCTGAGGCTCAGCAAATCCCTTCTCTAATGGCAGAACTTGAAAGCTTGAGACAGGAGTATCAGCATTGCAG GGCTACGTATGACTACGAGAAGAAGTTATACAATGACCACCTTGAATCTCTTCAGGTGATGGAGAAGAACTATGCGGCAATGTCGAGAGAGGTGGACAAGCTCAGAGCAGAGTTGGCTAATTCTGCGAACTTCGACCTGCGGACAG GAGGGTCCTATGGCAGTTCTGCTGGATATAATAGAAGTGTTCCTGGGGGAAACTATGCTTCTGTGCAAAATGCCTATGGTGTGGGACAG GGCCAGGGCCCCGCCCCCTTCCGGGTTAGTGGGGGGGGACCTGCTAGTGCAGCTGGTCCCGGGGGCAATTCTCCTCATGTTGGAGCGCATTCCACTCCTTATGGTTCAGGAACTCCGCGTGATGCATCCAGTGGCCCTGGTTATGGTGCATCTAGGGGAACTGGTTATGATCCCCATAGACGGGATGTTGGAACTGGGTATGATGCCCAAAAGGGACATGCTGGAGCAGGTTACGATACTCAGAGAGTGCAAACTGGAACTGGTTTTGATGCCCAAAGGGGATCAGTCGGACCTGGCTATGATGCCCACAGGGGACCTATGTCATCTGTCCATAATACCCAAAGGGGACCCGCATATGAAGCTATGACTGTGAGAGGACCTAGGTCTGACACCCAGAAGGGACCTGGATATGAGATTCAGAGGACACCTGGGTATGATGCTCGTAAAGGGTCCATTTATGACGGACAAAGTGCTCCAGCTTATGATATGCAACGGGCATCAGGAGATGAAGCTCATAGGGGATCTAATTATGATACGCAGAAAGGTGCTAGCTATGATGCCTCATCTAGAGGAATTGTAGGGCCTCAAGGACAGGTTTCTGTGAACAATGTACCTTATTCGTCTAGAGCTGGAACAGGATATGAGCCAGTACCACGAGGTGGGAACCCTGTACGTAGATGA
- the LOC105177765 gene encoding cytochrome P450 81E8-like: MEAEMLYSALALTFAIFMVYRILSNSQDKRSLTKLPPSPPGWLPVIGHAHLMKNLLHRTLYDFSQKLGPIFSIRFGSRLVVVVSSSSLVEECFTKYDIVLANRPQASVDRRSLGFSTTSVIGAPYGDHWRNLRKLCDLEVFAPTRLASFLSIRLDERDRMISALYKISSAGFAKVNLEAKIVELTFNNIMRMVAAKRYYGEEAEDDEEAKRFRDLTKEALELTSASNPGEIFPILRWLGCNGLEKKLAVHSRKTDEFMQGLLDEHRRGERQNTMVDHLLSLQESQPEYYTDEIITGLIVALIIAGTDASVVTTEWAMSLLLNHPKVLEKARKELDTLVGHERMVDEHDLPKLRYLHCIVLETLRLFPSVPTLVPHEPSEDCKIGGYNVPKGTMVLVNAWAIHRDPKVWDDPLSFKPDRFEIMEVETHKLLPFGMGRRACPGAGLAQKFVGLALGSLIQCFDWERTSPEKIDLNEGSGITLPKAKTLEAMCKPRHVMEKVLRQVSNV, encoded by the exons ATGGAAGCTGAAATGCTATATTCAGCTCTCGCTCTCACCTTCGCCATATTCATGGTTTACAGAATTCTTTCTAATTCGCAGGACAAGCGCAGCCTGACTAAGCTGCCTCCGAGCCCGCCCGGTTGGCTGCCGGTGATCGGCCACGCTCATCTCATGAAAAATCTCCTCCATAGAACACTATACGACTTCTCCCAGAAACTGGGACCCATATTTTCCATCCGGTTCGGGTCGCGCCTCGTGGTGGTGGTGTCCTCCTCCTCCCTGGTGGAGGAATGTTTCACCAAGTATGACATTGTCTTGGCAAATCGCCCTCAGGCTTCTGTTGACCGGCGCTCACTTGGGTTCAGCACCACCAGCGTAATCGGGGCCCCGTACGGGGACCATTGGCGCAACCTGCGAAAGTTGTGCGATCTTGAAGTATTCGCCCCGACCCGTCTCGCCTCGTTTTTATCCATCAGGCTTGACGAGAGGGACCGCATGATTTCCGCGTTATACAAAATCTCGTCCGCCGGTTTCGCGAAGGTGAATTTGGAAGCGAAGATTGTGGAGCTGACGTTTAATAACATAATGAGGATGGTGGCGGCGAAGAGATACTATGGGGAGGAGGCGGAGGACGACGAGGAGGCGAAGAGGTTCAGGGACCTGACGAAGGAGGCTTTGGAGTTGACGAGCGCTTCCAATCCTGGTGAGATATTTCCAATATTGCGGTGGCTTGGTTGCAATGGGCTGGAGAAGAAGCTGGCTGTTCACTCGCGGAAGACGGATGAGTTCATGCAAGGGCTGCTGGACGAACACCGACGGGGCGAGCGCCAGAACACCATGGTTGATCATTTGCTTTCGTTGCAGGAATCTCAACCTGAGTACTACACTGATGAAATCATCACTGGCCTCATAGTT GCATTGATAATTGCGGGAACGGATGCATCGGTTGTAACTACAGAATGGGCGATGTCCCTTTTACTAAATCATCCCAAAGTACTTGAAAAGGCTAGAAAAGAACTGGACACTCTAGTAGGACACGAACGCATGGTTGATGAACACGATCTCCCCAAACTACGTTACCTTCACTGCATAGTCTTGGAGACCTTAAGGTTATTCCCTTCTGTTCCAACTTTGGTGCCACACGAACCATCAGAGGATTGTAAAATTGGGGGATACAATGTCCCCAAGGGGACAATGGTATTAGTGAATGCTTGGGCAATACACCGAGACCCCAAGGTGTGGGACGACCCCTTGAGCTTTAAGCCCGACAGGTTTGAGATAATGGAAGTGGAGACACACAAGTTGTTGCCGTTCGGAATGGGCAGGAGAGCGTGTCCTGGAGCTGGACTGGCGCAGAAGTTTGTGGGGTTGGCTTTGGGGTCGCTGATTCAGTGTTTCGACTGGGAGAGAACGAGTCCCGAGAAAATTGACTTGAACGAAGGTTCTGGGATAACCTTGCCTAAAGCTAAGACGTTGGAAGCCATGTGCAAACCTAGACATGTCATGGAAAAAGTTCTTCGTCAGGTTTCCAACGTTTGA